The sequence below is a genomic window from Acetivibrio clariflavus DSM 19732.
GAATTTGGAAAAATTGTTGAGGAAGTAAAGATGTTAGGACAACAAGGCGTTAAGGAGATAACACTTCTTGGCCAGAACGTAAATTCGTACGGCAAGGACCTTGGCGGAGATATTTCCTTTGCCCGATTGCTTACTGAGTTAAATAAAGTTGAAGGAATAGAACGAATAAGGTTTATGACTTCACACCCGAAAGATTTATCCGATGAATTGATTTATGCAATGAGGGACTTAGACAAGTTATGCGAACATCTGCATCTTCCTTTTCAGGCCGGAAGCACTAAAATACTTAAGGAAATGAACAGAAAATATACAAAAGAGGATTATCTTAGACTGGTTGAAAAAATTAAACAGAACATTCCGGATATTTCTCTTACCACCGACATTATAGTAGGTTTTCCCGGCGAAACTGAGGAGGATTTTCAGGATACATTGGTTGTTGTTGAAAAAGTCCGTTTTGACCAGGCATATACTTTCCTCTATTCAAAGAGAACCGGAACTCCGGCGGCAAAGAGTTTAAACCAGATACCTGAAGAAGTTAAAAAAGAAAGGTTCCAGAGATTATTGGAATTGCAGAATAGAATCAGTAAGGAAATAAACGACAGCTATTTAAATAAAAAAGTGGAGGTTCTTGTTGAGGGTAAGAGTAAAACCAATGAAAAAAATTATACTGGAAGAACACGCGGAAACAAGGTAGTAAATTTTCAGGGAGATGACCAATTGATTGGAAAACTTGTAACGGTAAAGATAAATACTGTCAAAACATGGTCTTTGGAGGGAAATATAGAATAATTAAAATCAGTATGTATTAAGTTATAAAAAATCACTTGCAATTATTCAAAATACCGGAAATATTAAAGCAAGAATTAAGATTAATATGGTTATTTTCAATGTGCCTGTTTTATGATAAAATAAATAATCATTGAGGATATTATAGATAGACCCATAATTTTACAAAAATTCATTTTTAATTTAAATTGAATGTTTTGTTTTAGGAGTATCTAGAACTGGAGGAAAAAGTATGGATATTATTTCAAAAGCCAGAGAACTTGGTAACATGATTGGATCCTCGGAAGAGATGATGAATTTCAGGAAATGGGAAGAGAGTTTGGCAAAGGATCATAAAGCAAGAGCTCTTCTAAAAGAATATCAGGAAATTCAGAGCGAAATGGTGATGGCTGTACACCAGAATTCTGAAAAGGAAAAATTGGATAAAATCAAGCAAAAACTTTTGGAAAAATATGACGAAGTAAATCAATGCGATGTTACCAGGAACTATATTGAATCCAAAGAAAAATTGGACATGCTTATAAAAAAAGTAAATGATGTTCTGATATACTCTATAACAGGAGAAGAGCCGTGTTCTGCAGAAGGCTGCAGTTCATGCAGCGGAGGATGCGGTAAGTAGGGTGATTTCATAGAGAAGATAGTTATCTTATAAAAATGGAATTTGTATTTTTAAACGGAATATTTAGAATATAATAATTTTAATTTAGGCAAAGAAATGAATTGAGGTATGATAAAATGGCAACACTGACACCTATGATGCAGCAGTATATGGATATAAAGAAACAGTATGAAGATTGTATTCTTTTTTTTAGATTAGGGGATTTTTATGAAATGTTCTTTACTGACGCGGAAATTGCCTCGAAAGAACTTGAAATAACCCTTACAGGTAAAGATTGCGGTTTGGAAGAAAGGGCACCTATGTGTGGAGTGCCTTTTCATTCTGCCGATTCCTATATATGCAAACTTATTAATAAAGGCTATAAGGTGGCTATCTGCGAGCAGGTAGAAGATCCTGCAACGGCAAAGGGCATTGTTAAAAGGGATGTTATAAGAATTGTTACGCCGGGTACTGTTACAGACTCGGCTATGTTGGATGATAAGAAGAATAATTATCTCATGTCTTTATATAAATATAAAAACTTTTTCGGTATTGCTTTTGTAGATATAACAACCGGTGATTTTACATCTACTTCAATAATAATCGGAAATACAATCGGCAAGCTTATGGACGAAATTGCCCGTTTTTCGCCTTCCGAGATTGTGGCTAACGGTGAATTTTTAAAGGATGAAAATTTGGTTAAGGCTGTTAAAACGAGGTTTAATACATATATTTCCACGATTGAAGATAAATATTTCGAGATTGGCTATGCCATGGATAAATTTAAGTCATATTTCAGTGACCATGAAATATGTGAGAATGAATTCGATATTTA
It includes:
- the miaB gene encoding tRNA (N6-isopentenyl adenosine(37)-C2)-methylthiotransferase MiaB; this encodes MSRRSDIKVSQEEIARQYQFIDEIKELNYQKEMKTGRKKHYYIETFGCQMNEHDSEKLAGMLNEMGYAEGSNMENSDLIIYNTCCVRENAELKVYGHLGPMKHLKKDNPDLIIAVCGCMMQQPEVVEHIKKVYRHVDLIFGTHNLYKFPELLYNAISSDQTVIEIMDSIGLIAEDVPIQRKDGFKAWVTVMYGCNNFCSYCIVPYVRGRERSREFGKIVEEVKMLGQQGVKEITLLGQNVNSYGKDLGGDISFARLLTELNKVEGIERIRFMTSHPKDLSDELIYAMRDLDKLCEHLHLPFQAGSTKILKEMNRKYTKEDYLRLVEKIKQNIPDISLTTDIIVGFPGETEEDFQDTLVVVEKVRFDQAYTFLYSKRTGTPAAKSLNQIPEEVKKERFQRLLELQNRISKEINDSYLNKKVEVLVEGKSKTNEKNYTGRTRGNKVVNFQGDDQLIGKLVTVKINTVKTWSLEGNIE
- a CDS encoding YlbF family regulator codes for the protein MDIISKARELGNMIGSSEEMMNFRKWEESLAKDHKARALLKEYQEIQSEMVMAVHQNSEKEKLDKIKQKLLEKYDEVNQCDVTRNYIESKEKLDMLIKKVNDVLIYSITGEEPCSAEGCSSCSGGCGK